The genomic interval GATTtatgcaaatattttattttatttggttttatttaCTGTAATTATTCTGTTAGATTCTTTCTTACTCTGttaatattttccttatttcaTTAAGTCTGTATTCTATTTAAATTAGGGTCTCATACTCTTGTAATAATAAGAGagtaataatattttttcaCACATAGTAATTAAAGAAGTCTTTCCTATTTATTATTAGGTCTTGCAAAATTTGATTCCAATCGTCAAATATTTTTCAGGTCCAACAAAAAGCCAATCCACCTGTCTGTAAAATTATGGACTTTCACAGACAGAAGTACAAACagcaaataaaggaaaaagatCGTGTTAAAAGCAAGGTGAGTTTCTCAAGGCTGTGTACATATGGGTTCGTGACTATTGTTAAGACAGTGATAATGCTTTTAGTCTAGATATGGAAATCAAtcatttgttataaataacttctGTTATTTGTTGTCATGTTGATGCTGATCCGTACTTTATCGTCAAATTATATTTCAAGTTGGTTTTGTATTGCTGTTCATTTTGGAAATGAATCGAACATGATATAAATTAGCCAAAGACTTAGATGATTGAAACACCTAACATTTTTGCACTACCTTCATGGTTGCTTAAATAAAACACACCATCAAATCTGGTTATTCGAGCTTcattattaatcaaataaaaatgattattcATTCACTGTGCCTTTGCTTTGTTAAGTTGGGTTCTATGAGAATTACAATTAATTTGCTGCAATAAATTTTGACCTTTTTAAAGTTATTACAAATGCAAATCTCTAGAGCTTTGGCTTAATTTATTGAGTGACCATTTTGAATTTATGCCAGTTTTAGTTACCTTTCCCCTGCAGAAAAACCTGTTAGTAGTAGTACTTCAGGCCTTTAGAAATGACACATTCAATTGATATTAGAAAAAGTGTTGTACATATTgtgaaacatatttttattcttGCAGGCTGAAGTGAGTTTAAGAAAGGGAGATCACAAAGAAGTCCGCTTCACTGGGAAAACTGTaagtaatttatttttgaatgatTAGACCTTTTGCTGCATGGAACGTAACTTGAAGACTCTCTGGTGGTGATATGATTGAATTGCCTTACTGATGAGACATAATTTAGTTTCCTAGTCTCTGTCTCTCTCCACGTCTATCAGAAAACTACATTGAGTACAAAAGTCCAAGAATGACCATGAATGTTGTGTTTAAACTATGGCTACTTCACTCATGAAAGTTCTGTaccatcctttttttttaaaaaaaatgacttgaTAGCTCAAGATTGATATGTTCTTAAAGGATTATTAATTCATCTTTAGCATTTTTTGTCCCGCATTTTTTAGGTGTTCGGGAATCTTGTGGCCAAAAATGTTAACCAACTTATAATTGAGATGACCACTTATCGTATCCATCCTAATTCCGGGAcgggttatatatatatgataaaccaaacttttattggGAAAGCATGTTTGTGGACAGAAGCATTTAAAAGTCAAAGCTGGATATCTTCATCAACCCATTTGTCATTGCCTGAAAtctaaaagtaaaaaatttggAATCTAGGATTGATTAGTGATATTGTTATACTGTTTCAGCATTAGTTAATCTCCTGCGATTGTTGTTACTACCGACAACATGACAATACTTTTGGTTTTTTCCCCTAACCCAAGGATTGTCGAGGCTTTGGTTCCTTTCTCTCTAAGACACTATTTTGTTCCAATATGTCTGATGCTATGACTAAGAGTTGAGACACAACTCTGTTTCCAGTCCGAGTCCTTGAGCTCTAAATCAACAGCCTTTTGCCCTCTAAGAGGGCTTAGAATAACACTTTTGGTAtgatactaatttttttttaatctgatCTTTAGGAGGAGAAGGACCTAAGGATGAAAGCTGATATGATAAAGCGATTGATGGAACGTGGTTACCGTGTGAAGGTATTACTTTCTCATTTACTAAATAACTCCTTATAGTTTCTGTTTTTTTAGGGTGTGTTTGGCCTAAGGAGTTGAGAAGTTGAAGTTGGAAagtaggagttgggaactccacTCCAGAGTTGGATCCCActactaaaaaaacattaattttatatcttatcaaCCCCTTACACTGTGGGTcctagaagttcacaactccctAGACTTCATAATTCCTCATTCCTCACTATTCCATTCTTTAACCCAAACACCCCCtagtttcttatttcttttcagAGGTTGATAGtcgtttgtttttgtttttctatacAAAATCCCCACATAATGGCCTACCTGTCGCCTTTTTCTTTCCTAATTTGGAATTGCTGACCATTACAATTCCCTCTTAGCAAACCACAACCATACCATTAACTATTGACCAACTAACGAACTCTCATCCAGACCCTGATCTAAGATATTTCACCAGTTTATATAGTGctaatttctctaaattttcagTTGTGCCATCCAGTTCTCACTTTCTATCCTTGATTTATTTTTGAGTATCCTCATTTAGATGTGGTGTCTTTGATTACTCTGGGTTGGCTTAGTGGTCAATAAggaccatgaaaataataaagagCTCGGTATAAATGAGTTAAACCATGTTTACCACCtacctaggatttaatatcctacgaTTTTTCTTAGAAACTAAATGTAGTAGGGTTAGTTGTCTCGTGAGAATAGTCAATATGCTTGCAGGTTGGCTTGAACCTTCACGaatattaaaaaagataaaattggtGTCTTATGGGATAACGATATGCCATTGGTGTGTAGATCATGACTATATGCTTCTTCTATTTGTACAATCCTTATAATCTCTTTCCAAGACCCCCACTTTGTGAAACGTACTACCGCTGATCTTAGTTGTTCAAATTGACGTTTTAAACTTCATGGTGCTCAATAGTAGCTTACTTTGTATGTTCCCTTTACAGTGTTCTGCCAGGGGTGGTGAGAATCAGGACTTGGGCGGCTTGTTATCTCGTCTCTCTGCTTTGGTATAGCCTCATGAACTACTTCATTTTCTCTCATAAGGATTCCAATTAATCAATTTCTGTTGGTCTTATTCTTCCCACGGCTTATCACTATCTTTCGCAGATAGAGGATGTTGCAATAGTGGAAAGTGGACCAAGGTTGGAAAAAGGGCAGGCATATGTTGTAGTCAGGCATGTTAAATTTGGCCCCTCGAAGAAAGGGGGTGGTGGTAAAGCATCGAAAGTTGTTGCAAATGCGAAACAGATGGTTCAAAATGGCACCACCCCTCTGGTTTCAGCAGCCCGTTCTTCAAGCCCCTGTGACAAAGAAATGGATCCTGAAGAATCAGATCCTGAAAACGATTTTGAGAGTTCTGAAAAAACAACCTGGTCGGTTGTTGATCGTAATAATGATTTGGACGAAGTGTTTGACTTGAAAGATGATACCAATGGGATTCCCTCCACAACCACTACCAAGAAAATGAATGTCGTTTCAGACGGGGATGTTAGAACCAGCTCAGTTCCACTTTCTCAACAAGATTCTTCCTTCAAAGTCGATAATAGATACAAAAAGATTGAACCTACAAACCGTTTCCAACCACCAAATGTAATGGACCGCAACAGCCGAGGTGCTAGAGATTCACTCCGATCAGAACCCCAGATTCGCGATCAGAGGAGGCACCCTCCTACAAACACAAACTTTTCACCCTCCATGAGAGAAACCAGCCAATATGATAACAATACTTCTTCATCAAGAAACGTTAAGCATTCTTCAAATGAGACATCCAAGCTTGGTCCATCACATCATACCAATTCCGGTCCATCCAAAACTAGCTTCGGGATCTTCAGTTCTCTAAACTCCAATGCTCCAGGGAAGCAAGATCCACCAGCCACAAGTTATCAACACAATCGAGGGCCTCCATTCACGCCATCGACTAATCCTAATGCACCTGGTGCTGCAGGAAATACAAAGTTTCCAATAACAAACTCTGAAGACAATTTGAACGAGGGACAGAAAAGCTGGGGAGTTTTCAGCAAGGGGAGTCCAAATGATACCCCAGACAGGATATCAAAATCTAACTAAGGTAAAGGTAGAACATGCTTACAGTGATTGTTTCAAATATTACATGGTAGGCTGAATTTTGATGAGGATATTTATTTAGACATAAGACAGAGCAGAGATTTTTGTTTCAGACATGTACTGCTATGCATGCCCTGTTTTAAATGGGCAACATAACTTTTCtcaaatatatctgtaataagACATTAGCTCTTCTGGTTCAAAAATTTAAGAGATAAGAATGAAAACATAGTTAATTTATTCCCTATGTATGTTTGATGACAAATtatatagtagatggatattaaatggtgttatataattgTGTTGTGTTGGATATAGTTAAACCTAAGGAGTCGTTTGGATCGAGGTTTTCTCAATGCCCAAGAATTAAAGATGTCTGAAATAAAATTACTGGGAATCAAGTATGACTATGTTTGGTTGTACATGGGAAAACAATGTCTGTGTGGTAATAGTATGtgggaattaaaaaaatttgagattgtGAAAACaagtccaaacgatcgtttacaaaatactatacgatcgcttatattatctacatgatcgctgagtctactacacgattgttgagtAATaaattgctatacgatcatctatccaatgctatacgattgtctactcaatgctatacgatcgttgagtaacaaaatgctatacgatcgtgtacccaATGTTAtatgatcgcttaccaaatgctacatgatcacttACAAAATGCTACAcgaatgctatacgatcgctgagtaacaaaatgttatacgatcgtctacccaatgTTATaagatcgcttaccaaatgctacacgatcgcttacaaaatgCTACACGAatgttacacgatcgctgagtaacaaaatgttatacgatttCACGActggaaggaaggaaaattgTGGTAGGAAGCGgtagaagaaatgaaaactCACACTTCTCAATGGGTATGCAATTCCTTCATTTGTGTGGGTAAAAGATACCTAGGAAATTTGTGTGGGTAAAAGATACCTAGGAATTGCCTTTttcaagataaataaacaaatctcACAAACCAAACATGGGCTTTGTAAACCTATTTCTATTCCCACCAACGACCCCTAAGTTCATGATCGCTCACTTTGTAATAAAATCATTGGAAGAATAAAAACCAAGGCTAACTCAACTCTTAAACTTTGTCCTTGTTTCGGAAATATGTTTTACTCAAGTTATAATATTATCTTAAAATATGTTTGGCTCTCACAAAAGTTATAATATTatctttgaactttcataaacatttcaaaactaTCTATGAAATAAAAATCTTTTGCTAGAATGTTGGACAAAAAATGAGATATAAAATCATATGATAGTGACTTGAAAGAGAATGGGTGGACCCAAATATAGACGTATTATTCCAAATCCTCCATTTCATATCTTAGTTTTTATCtataattttaacatatttttactaaaaataatttttgaaacatTTACAAAGGTAAAAGTTTTTAAGCATGTACAAGCATTAGATTTAGTTAtactactttttttttgttaagatGCTTTTTTAACgtggtctttttaaatataaaaaaaaatatttaagaatatctacactttatagtaaaaaattctaaaagtacaaacatttttaaaatttttttattgtaaagtttaaatatttttaattttttttatttataaaaattttcttttttaatcgtGTGTAATGTATATGCTATACtactgattttttattttttattttttattattattattattttggcaATATGTGTTTTAAATCGTGTGTAAAGTAAAAGAATGTGTTCAAGTATATTTTGGCTGCttccttaaaaaaaagaaaaaggtataTTCTAGTTGCTGCTCAATATAGTTTTCgtacttaatattttatattctaGGGGACGTTTGAGACaaggagttgattattatagttttaggttattataattgagttatgatagtttgtgtttgaagtgtagattattttagtttgggttataatattATGTGTTTAAGGTGTAagctattttagtttgagaagtaAATAGTAAACACagtatcaaataataaaaaaaaacgatGAATGTCAAATAGTAAAAATCGTAAATACTCTAGTAATtaagggttttgaaatagtgttaacTACAGCTAATTAGGGGATACAAAATATTATTTACTGTAGCAATATATGTTTATTATAGTTTTAGGATAGTCGTTTCCCAAAACACACATTTAGGTGCCGTTTGTTTTTCTGGAATGTAGATAATCGGAATCTTTGATAcccaaaattatatatattgggAATTATAGATGTCCGACATTTTTAGATTATTTGTTTTGTAGAAATATTTTTGCAGAGGGAATATTTTGATAACTGTGTATGTTTCGTAGGATTTGTACTCGAGAATgccttaaatttacataaagttCCAAGAATGTTCTTACGattatttattactttataattaatttgatataatttgaacttatataacatatttgtttttatcaatttgaacttcttttaaaattaatacaatttttattatttttatatgttatttttctcaacaaaataatatattttaatttaatttttttataaaataaatattagtttaaatttaaatttgaatatattgctaaaaaaaataagaattatgatataactaaaaatataagatattCATGGTTGacagtatttattttaattacatAATGTAAATgaagattaatatatatatgtaaaataaaataaaatggaaggACAAAAAAGTAAATTAGGGATGCTCTCAACTCGGAAATCTGGAAAATCCATGTTTTAGAAGAGCATCTAAAACTCTCCATATGCCTTCCGTTCGGGCATCCTAAGATGCTTGAGAATCTTCAGATGTCTAATCTAGATGTTCACTCCATGGAAATCTAGAATGCCCGCGAAACAAACGACTCCTTAATATCTAAACATATCTATGTCAATCTTATATCATCCAATTCTCAAACATCCATTCTTCATTAATTTTGTTGATCTAGAGGGAAAAATCTTTAACTATTATTGCAAGAATAAAAAACACAATAATTTACTTGTAAAACTCTAAACTCGAAGAAAAACCATGATCCACTAAAAAATACAGGTGTACacgtatatttatatatatatgtatatatatatgtatgtatatatatatgtatgtataattaaacaagttagaATTACAAAGATATCAAATACATAGGTAAAACCACAAGTAGAGATGTCCATGGGGCGGGGCGAGGCcggggatgccattccccatcccATTCCCGCTCCCCAATTTCAATTCCCCATCCTTGTGAAATTCTCCACGGGGatcggggcggggattccccacAGGGAATTCAATTCGCGGGGATCGGGCTCCCCGTGGGGAATCTTTCtctgtttattatttatttttttgtaaaaaaccaattaattaaatcactaatgtgagcaattaactttatcactaaattatttattatggttagttttatataacaattcgaatttaaagataaattactcaaattttggcctaaaaagctaattaatttttttagtagaaagaaataaatataaattaaattattcacatatataatgtaaatttaaacatattctgatctttcccaataaataatcaaatttgaaatttaaatgtaatatttatataataataataataataacataacattaaataactatactaaataaatatgtaaaagctaactGGGGCGGGACGGGGAACGGGTGGGGCCGGGGTCGAGGGTGGGACGGAGAATGCATTCCCCTCCCCGTCCCCCGTTTAGTTCACGGGGAATTTATTCCCCACTTCCTCTCTCATTCCCCTCTAATCGGGGAATCTCTACCCCGATTGGGGTGGGGCCCATCCCCATGAGGAAATTGAACATCTCTAGCCACAAGGCCTAATTTCATAAAGCAAAACAGGAGGCTAAGACAGTAGAATACTCATTCTACTTCAATAgaagacttaaaaaaaaaaaaaaaaggaatctTTATTAAATAGAGGAATTAAGTCAtttaaaatcacaaaaataGCTAAAATCAAATAATTGGAACTACGAGATGATATTTCATCTCAagccaaaaactaaaaaatcatcTACAAACTCCAAATTCTGAACACCCCAATATCATAGACAAAAGTACAATACACTTGAGTACCGATTGGAGTACAAAACCTCCCACATTTGAATAACCCTACTAAAAAGAAATCTACTATGTGAAAATTTATTACAATCAAATAGATTCTCTCCATATTTTCAATTACAAGATCATTATACCAAAACTTTTATATCACATACACCATTTGTCTCAATCTCAATaagaatacaaaagaaaatttaactaGAGTTAACTAAACTAAACTTAAAGAGGGTGTTTGACACACCAACATGGGTTGAGACGAATTGGTAAAAATTATCAACTCAATGTTTGTCCCACTAACTTTAAATATtggtagagttgagttggtttttttttaccaactcaTTCCAACTCACCCCTGTTCTCCCTCTAACTCACCCAAACTCTCTCTCTCCTTCAATGTTTTCAATGACTCCACCCATCGGCCACCGTCAGCCACCGTCGACGGCTACAACTATCACACTCCGGTGACACTTCAATCATCACCTTCGTCGGCCAACTTTGACGACCAACTATGGGCTCTGGCAACCACCTCCAACGAAAACTTTGGCGAACAACTCTGACGACTACCTTCACACAagcaactccgacaaccaccttcgcttaaccaactccgatgaccaactccaGACTCTGTTATCCAACTTCAACGATAACTCCGACAAAGACCTTCTTCGACTCAACACCGGTGAACACCACCTCTATCAACCAACACCTCGATTGAAAGATCACCTCTAACGAGACCTTTGATGACAATCCTACTTAGTTTTGGTATTTCGATGTAATTCATCTCAAACCTTTAAAGATATGTTGTAgtatgtttgattttaattttatttgcatttatctTTATTCTAATCTAATTATAGTTTGTATCTTAATTATAAAGCCCAAACTAATTGCACAATTCCTCCAATAATTAGTTTGAGGTTCATTAATTCTAAGTTCGGAGTCTACTTTTTATAatccaaattttgtttaattgtttaGGAACAATTTGTGATGTATCAAGTGCAATTCATTGTTATGCATTTTTTTACACGTGCATAAACATTTTTGTagatattattatttcatttgtaAGTGACAAATTGGACTTAACCATAAAAACTAATCATaaaaaatgtttgtaaaaaatgagtttgcacaaaAAAGAAACATCATTTCGTTGTATTAATGTAAAATGTAAAAAGCCAAACGTTTGcacaaaaatcaaacaaaatcatTCCGTAACAATTGAAATTCATATCTCACAAAATGGGTAAAAAATAAGATgagaatttagtttttttttttaattaatatttatggTTGAGTTAAAATTTATTGAGAGAAACTTGAGGGTTAGGGATTAGAGAAAATgttcatatattataatttgacatGTCTTTGGAGATATAGATAAAATTGTTACGTAATTGAGTGTTCAAATTGTGGTGAAAATATGTTACAtttttcaagaagaaaaaacaaaaagctgttcaatttttaattttcttcagTGTTCATGATTGATGGCTAAGTACTTGTGAAAAAATTTCGTTTATTTGGTGTTTGGGAATgaatatgtatatgtatgtatgtatgtgtgtatatatatatatatatatttatatactatatatatatatatatatatataatatatatatattatgcaattgagtgttcaaaaattgaattcacAATTGTATTTAGTATATATTTACTTTTGTAAGAATTTGTTATGATTTAAGAATgggaaaaaaagaataaagcattttttgtgttaaaaattttaagaaaatatttgtttagttggaaatttaaaagtgtaaagaaaaaaatttaagaaaaaatcaatttcatttagttaCTGAACCATATACCtaaactcaactcaattcaactctgCATTCCAACACAAACTTTCTGATTCAACTCagcaagtatgtagagacataaaagtgaatcttgtttaaataataacctaaatgatctgtagtagatggataaggttgggtaccttattctggtgacactacgaatacgacctgctttataggtgttacaagtgttgtaaagtactacaaatgatctgatcctgatcattcatgtggagacatgcgagtaggatatcctatacaaagagtttgtataagaccggaccacgaaatgattagtctctttatataacgttgttgataatagagacttacatttcactaggatgaccataggtgacatgacttgaatcttgaatgagttgggaactcctgctcatgaacgcagtcatttgatttgtatggttaaGAGtagccagatttccaactcaacaaacctaccattttgggattcttCTAATTGGGGAATTGAGAACTCAGCTtcataagacggaattcactccttccccgatgcaagggtaagtagataaattgtttccttaagagctgattccgggtcttgaacatagtggccacaccctttcttgggaagagaggactcaatcatactgggactatgacttattgtttattagagaaatcggtggtacttaaagagttggatgtaactacaggggcaaaacggtaaattggtctagttgtacttacgagtgatttgtgaaaggtcatcacactgttgatttgttatatggacacataaatatatctgtagtatgaagagtgcaactgtcgatctttagtggagtatctgATAGTTAACtaatggtggatatcatgattaaagagtttagtcagttattcacgtatcgttggagcttcaagctacaggtccataaagtccccttggtagctcaatggattcaagttgagaatcagattttgggttagtttgaagtgttcaaattaacaagaagaaatttgattatatatgttataattaaattaattaaattatatatgatataattgatatatgtatttgatacattattatttgattgaaggaattaatataaatatgatttatggatttatattaaataccataaaatagaaaaagagctatagtttatatgttgcatatgatgcaatattaaaactataggttataaatataatattataaattagttattgtatttattataatttattaattatatggtaattaatattttttttctaaataaccaACCTTGGTGGGTGATTATACAcggtttatggtaactgtgagataaaagaaaaaattatttttcaaataattcgTTCGAAACGTCTCACATATTATCTATCGAGTAAAAGAAGTTTTACTACAAATAGTTTTACaaagcctaaacgatcaagcgtcgagttactatacgatagtactcgtttctacatgattgagtatcaagtctatatgatagacttcttcctctatacgattgttcatcacatactcgatcgtctactcaatcgtttacttcctccatccctctatccaaaatcatacggagcccacaactcctagattctcacaccgagaataccaaggtaatcttgtagTGGTATCGAGTTCTATTCGAGGATCGAGGATCAAGTTTAACTTGCTAGTGATCGAGGATCTTCCAGTTGATCGTGCGTTCGTGCTGTTTGGACGAGTTGGTGACtgatcgagggaaatacgtgaagaaagagttcttcaaaggtattgtcacttgatcctttgtattttatttaagaaGCATACTGTAATCTATTctttatgcataatcgtttctgtttgattgtaaatgttcacTTTcataatggagtttggaacgatccgatTTCGCTCACTGGTcctctagttttagagttccttcaataggACACTTCAAGTGGAGGAAACcctaaagaacaaaatgtttgaTGCATAGATGGAAGCTTAGACTCATAAATAGGCCATGTGGGCGCATAGATGGGTGCATACTTAGAAAAAAGTAAGGCAAAGAGGATACATGGCTATGTTTTTTAGTTCAAAAGAGAAAGCTATACCTTGAGAAGAAGACATAAACCAAGGAATAAGGAAGTAAAAGAAGGATTGACGCATAAGATCAAGGTTGGACGCATAGGGTTAAGGTTGGCGCATAGAAGACTTTGTGGATTCCATTTTTGGATTTATGAGGAGCAAGATGGAAGCACAAGATAAACCCTTAGGAAAGAGTTACACCAAGGAAGCTCAAGAACCCTAGTTAGATACATACCTAGGAAGAAAAAGTGTAGGTTAGGTGCATATCCTAGTTATGAGCCAAAGGAAGAAGCTATGCTATAGGTGAGAAGCAAGTTGGGAGCATACCTAGGGAACCATGTGTCGATCACCTCATAGACGGATAGAAGGAGCTTTTTGGACGTATATAGGGTGGTTGGTGAAGCGACCATGTGGCCAACATAGCTATCATGCGTTCATTTGAATAAACTTGGGGAGCAAGGTCGAATTGACAACAAAATGGGATATGTAGCTCAACCAAGTGAAGTCTTGGTTGAGCCAAGGATAGGGTGGGCGCATAGTAGGACATGAAAAAGGTTAGAATGACATCTCAAAA from Benincasa hispida cultivar B227 chromosome 10, ASM972705v1, whole genome shotgun sequence carries:
- the LOC120088691 gene encoding translation initiation factor IF3-1, mitochondrial, which encodes MAFFCRINQSKLKSLSAQFKRHYFQISHVASLDPGCTTKHVGYVERIIPRRPADFADNVRFYAAPVQFQGKAKKEEKDTSGPRLNDKIKADLVRLVYDDGQHTILSLREALERARELKLDLVEVQQKANPPVCKIMDFHRQKYKQQIKEKDRVKSKAEVSLRKGDHKEVRFTGKTEEKDLRMKADMIKRLMERGYRVKCSARGGENQDLGGLLSRLSALIEDVAIVESGPRLEKGQAYVVVRHVKFGPSKKGGGGKASKVVANAKQMVQNGTTPLVSAARSSSPCDKEMDPEESDPENDFESSEKTTWSVVDRNNDLDEVFDLKDDTNGIPSTTTTKKMNVVSDGDVRTSSVPLSQQDSSFKVDNRYKKIEPTNRFQPPNVMDRNSRGARDSLRSEPQIRDQRRHPPTNTNFSPSMRETSQYDNNTSSSRNVKHSSNETSKLGPSHHTNSGPSKTSFGIFSSLNSNAPGKQDPPATSYQHNRGPPFTPSTNPNAPGAAGNTKFPITNSEDNLNEGQKSWGVFSKGSPNDTPDRISKSN